From the Acetobacter aceti genome, one window contains:
- a CDS encoding HlyD family secretion protein — MPLLRTLIRVILTLAVVSLAIVLGVTLWNTYMIAPWTRDGRVRVYVVDVAPEVSGTVVQVPVVDNQYVHKGDPLYVLDPVRFRLAIREAQARLDGTLEDLKLKQNDAKRRMGLGGIVSAEEQEVFNSNVATQVAAVDAARAALDVAKLNLQRSVLYSPVNGFITNLNLRVGDYATAGQARLAVIDSDSYWVYGYFEETKMWGVHVGDVARVKLMGYKQIIPGHVVSIARGINDTNGNPDKLGLQDVNPIFTWVRLAQRIPVRVHLDYVPEGVTLAAGMTATISVGPESQSRRGKLTTWLQDHL, encoded by the coding sequence ATGCCACTGCTTCGCACACTGATCCGAGTGATCCTGACCCTGGCAGTCGTCTCGCTGGCCATAGTGCTCGGGGTGACCTTGTGGAACACCTACATGATCGCTCCATGGACCCGTGACGGCCGCGTGCGTGTTTACGTTGTGGATGTGGCGCCTGAAGTTTCCGGAACGGTGGTGCAGGTTCCCGTGGTGGATAACCAGTATGTCCACAAGGGTGATCCGCTCTATGTGCTCGATCCCGTGCGTTTCCGTCTTGCCATCCGCGAGGCGCAGGCCCGTCTGGACGGTACTCTCGAAGACCTGAAGCTCAAGCAGAACGATGCGAAGCGTCGTATGGGTCTTGGTGGCATCGTCTCGGCGGAAGAGCAGGAGGTCTTCAACTCCAATGTGGCGACGCAGGTCGCGGCGGTGGATGCGGCCCGTGCGGCGCTTGATGTGGCGAAACTGAATCTTCAGCGTTCAGTGCTCTACTCGCCTGTGAACGGTTTCATCACCAACCTGAACCTGCGGGTGGGTGATTACGCCACAGCCGGTCAGGCCCGTCTGGCCGTGATCGATTCCGACTCCTACTGGGTCTATGGCTATTTCGAGGAAACGAAGATGTGGGGCGTGCATGTCGGCGATGTCGCCCGCGTCAAGCTGATGGGCTACAAGCAGATCATCCCCGGCCATGTCGTGTCGATCGCCCGCGGTATCAACGACACCAACGGCAACCCGGACAAGCTCGGCCTGCAGGATGTCAATCCGATCTTCACATGGGTGCGGCTGGCGCAGCGTATCCCGGTTCGTGTGCATCTCGACTATGTGCCTGAAGGCGTGACGCTGGCGGCGGGCATGACGGCGACAATCAGCGTCGGGCCTGAATCGCAGAGCCGTCGCGGCAAGCTGACCACCTGGCTGCAAGACCACCTGTAA
- a CDS encoding DUF1656 domain-containing protein, with protein sequence MLTEFNLFGVFMAPIVVYALVALPVTMFIRFLLWWTGIMRWFWHFALFEVALYTCVLCLLILYV encoded by the coding sequence ATGCTGACCGAGTTTAATCTGTTCGGTGTTTTTATGGCGCCGATCGTGGTTTACGCACTGGTGGCCCTGCCTGTCACAATGTTTATCCGGTTCCTTCTCTGGTGGACCGGAATCATGCGCTGGTTCTGGCACTTCGCCCTTTTCGAGGTCGCCCTGTACACCTGTGTACTCTGCCTGCTCATCCTCTACGTCTGA
- a CDS encoding FUSC family protein encodes MRSLRSDLLREWRQEWSRLSPTVLYATRVFFAIGLALWLAGFLMLENPISAVTTVLIVANPTPGALISKSIWRIAGTLAGTTLGIALMASFPQQPMLFFGGLSLLIGMACCVATLLRFYRAYAAVLTGYTIIIISTSAFVDPDRIFESAMSRLSVVVIGIVSTAFVFQITTLRSQNTATDRIEQFLRDVLGQFVRLSRTELQSNEPRPDDAGQVGAFREMDMSPYSERARLLAQAGAVIEAIDYASSVDYQVNRRAAALHEGVGRLMGLLSAHHTALRAIPPDDAGPVRASRHISGRLIGELADMPMEDLLHGDAALIRNRIRQAIGQLEALAREAPDLAGLAAVDTERDIVVQLGQAVDNLSDVAWHEKGVRLLPPVEWPAALRNLARGALVTMMGCLTWYILRWSAGPSALVYLICASCLISTAPSATKASWLLASGTAMAIPACYIFRTFMLPQTDGFPMLWLSLFLCLLPGIWIQFHPRYAVLGFGYAVFFNVIVQVDNPVPYHDVPMMNAWFATLIGCVGLVLVFRVVLPADQRLDVGRLISALCRSVQRFAALPLRYKVSWPSWEYRQMQRVLRMTQRLSFVEGSARVFQVTDAALAAVALGRTVMRLRWLLREEGSVTAPQERIVENALASLKGLRRDPLATAAALRAAATQLLPELPVVGESAVSAENRETRPAGEGLSTLRRMAACLVQAAQLIDAAPGFFHKGGPMQQAADHPYAHADLRHLTTPRVKRPASRTA; translated from the coding sequence GTGAGGAGCTTGCGAAGCGATCTGCTGCGCGAATGGCGTCAGGAATGGAGCCGCCTCAGCCCGACAGTCCTGTATGCGACACGGGTTTTCTTTGCGATCGGACTGGCCTTGTGGCTGGCTGGTTTTCTCATGCTGGAAAATCCGATTTCCGCCGTGACCACGGTGCTGATCGTGGCCAACCCGACGCCGGGCGCCCTGATTTCCAAAAGTATCTGGCGTATCGCCGGGACTCTGGCGGGGACGACGTTAGGCATAGCGTTGATGGCCTCTTTCCCGCAGCAGCCGATGCTGTTCTTCGGCGGTCTCTCCCTGCTGATCGGCATGGCGTGCTGCGTAGCCACACTCCTTCGCTTCTATCGGGCCTACGCCGCCGTTCTGACCGGCTATACGATCATCATCATCTCGACGAGCGCATTTGTCGATCCGGATCGTATTTTTGAAAGCGCGATGTCGCGGTTATCGGTTGTGGTCATCGGCATTGTCAGCACAGCCTTCGTGTTTCAGATCACCACGCTGAGAAGCCAGAATACCGCGACAGACCGCATCGAACAGTTTCTGCGCGACGTACTCGGGCAGTTTGTCCGGCTGTCCAGGACGGAATTGCAGAGCAATGAACCGCGACCCGACGACGCAGGGCAGGTCGGCGCGTTCCGCGAGATGGACATGTCGCCGTATAGCGAGCGAGCGCGGCTGCTGGCGCAGGCAGGCGCTGTCATCGAGGCGATCGATTACGCTTCCTCGGTCGATTATCAGGTAAACCGTCGCGCGGCGGCGCTGCATGAAGGGGTCGGTCGCCTGATGGGGCTGCTCAGCGCCCATCACACCGCCCTGCGCGCCATTCCACCCGATGATGCCGGGCCTGTGCGGGCTTCCCGTCATATCTCCGGACGCCTGATCGGTGAACTGGCCGACATGCCGATGGAAGACCTGCTTCATGGTGATGCGGCTCTGATTCGTAATCGGATCAGGCAGGCGATCGGGCAACTGGAGGCTCTGGCGCGGGAAGCGCCTGATCTGGCTGGTCTGGCGGCGGTTGATACGGAGCGCGATATCGTCGTCCAGCTTGGACAGGCCGTGGACAATCTTTCCGATGTGGCCTGGCACGAGAAAGGGGTCCGTCTGCTGCCGCCTGTCGAGTGGCCCGCCGCACTCAGGAACCTCGCACGAGGCGCGCTGGTCACGATGATGGGGTGCCTGACGTGGTACATCCTGCGCTGGTCTGCGGGACCGAGCGCGCTGGTCTATCTGATCTGCGCGTCCTGCCTGATTTCAACAGCGCCGTCAGCGACAAAGGCGTCCTGGCTTCTGGCCTCCGGAACAGCAATGGCGATTCCGGCCTGCTATATCTTTCGCACCTTCATGCTGCCGCAGACGGATGGGTTTCCAATGCTCTGGCTCTCCCTGTTCCTGTGCCTGCTGCCGGGGATCTGGATCCAGTTTCACCCGCGCTATGCCGTGCTCGGATTCGGCTACGCGGTGTTTTTCAACGTGATCGTTCAGGTTGATAACCCTGTGCCGTATCATGATGTTCCCATGATGAACGCCTGGTTCGCCACGTTGATCGGCTGTGTCGGGCTGGTGCTGGTTTTTCGCGTCGTGCTGCCGGCGGACCAGCGGCTGGATGTCGGCCGTCTGATCTCGGCGCTCTGCCGTTCCGTGCAGAGATTCGCAGCACTCCCCCTACGCTACAAGGTCAGTTGGCCCAGTTGGGAATACCGGCAGATGCAGCGTGTGTTGCGCATGACTCAGAGACTGTCTTTCGTAGAGGGAAGCGCGCGGGTGTTTCAGGTGACGGATGCGGCGCTGGCGGCTGTGGCGCTGGGCAGAACGGTGATGCGGTTGCGCTGGTTGCTGCGTGAGGAAGGGAGCGTCACGGCACCACAGGAGCGAATCGTGGAAAATGCTCTGGCGTCGTTAAAGGGGCTGAGGCGTGACCCATTGGCCACAGCCGCCGCACTCCGAGCCGCCGCCACTCAGCTTCTGCCGGAGCTGCCCGTTGTCGGGGAAAGCGCTGTTTCCGCTGAAAACCGGGAAACGCGGCCTGCCGGAGAGGGGCTGAGCACTCTCAGACGCATGGCTGCCTGTCTTGTACAGGCTGCCCAGCTTATCGACGCCGCGCCCGGTTTCTTTCATAAGGGTGGCCCAATGCAACAAGCGGCGGACCATCCGTACGCTCACGCGGATTTGCGCCACTTGACCACGCCTCGTGTAAAACGACCTGCTTCGAGAACTGCCTGA
- a CDS encoding MarR family winged helix-turn-helix transcriptional regulator — MSEQAQKGNDTDETTRLLRRRFSYRLVRLATQWRREIDLDLRQFDLTDATWRPLYYLRILPAPVHQTDLARAMLVEAQSLVRLLDVLERQGLIHRDTDPDDRRSKLVSLTDAGVAMGETVLGVADDVAVRFLDGVSDEALKECEAVFDQVWSGRGHDRAPTEETSQSQGLVAGKP; from the coding sequence GTGTCGGAACAAGCGCAGAAGGGCAATGATACCGATGAGACCACTCGGCTTCTCCGTCGCCGGTTCAGTTACCGGCTGGTCCGGCTGGCGACGCAGTGGAGACGGGAGATCGATCTGGATCTGCGTCAGTTCGATCTGACTGACGCAACCTGGCGGCCTCTCTATTATCTGCGGATTCTGCCCGCGCCTGTCCATCAGACAGATCTGGCGCGCGCCATGCTGGTCGAGGCCCAGTCGCTTGTCAGGCTGCTGGACGTTCTTGAGCGTCAAGGTCTGATCCATCGTGATACGGATCCGGATGACCGGCGCTCCAAGCTTGTGTCGCTGACCGATGCGGGCGTCGCAATGGGAGAGACGGTTCTGGGTGTGGCGGACGATGTTGCGGTCCGTTTTCTGGACGGCGTCTCGGATGAGGCCCTGAAAGAGTGTGAAGCCGTCTTCGATCAGGTCTGGTCGGGCAGGGGGCATGATCGCGCTCCGACAGAGGAAACCTCACAATCTCAGGGTCTGGTGGCAGGTAAACCGTGA
- a CDS encoding cupin domain-containing protein, whose protein sequence is MKRFLVSLFILVGASVTAAVPLHAQAAKSGSADILVKSTASWNGKPYTPYANGTPELTVLKLTIAPKTALPWHRHPYPNAGYVLEGSLTIQDKESGVHKTFHAGEAFTESVDDAHRGVAGDEKTVVLLVYAGIKGQPTSVPLPGQQKEY, encoded by the coding sequence ATGAAGCGTTTTCTGGTGTCTCTGTTCATTCTGGTCGGCGCTTCAGTAACAGCTGCTGTACCGCTGCATGCTCAGGCAGCAAAAAGCGGATCAGCGGATATTCTTGTCAAATCGACCGCTTCCTGGAATGGAAAACCCTATACGCCTTATGCAAACGGCACACCGGAGCTGACAGTTCTGAAATTGACGATTGCGCCCAAAACAGCACTTCCCTGGCACAGACACCCCTATCCAAATGCCGGGTATGTGCTGGAAGGATCTCTGACCATTCAGGATAAGGAGAGCGGTGTTCACAAGACTTTCCATGCAGGAGAAGCCTTCACCGAATCTGTTGACGATGCGCATCGTGGGGTTGCCGGAGACGAAAAAACGGTGGTGTTACTCGTTTACGCCGGGATCAAAGGGCAGCCCACCTCGGTGCCGTTGCCCGGACAGCAAAAGGAATATTGA
- a CDS encoding GNAT family N-acetyltransferase yields the protein MSGWTVSLHDRIASIPAEEWDACAGEGNPFISHAFLSAVEDSGSATPSTGWLPRHVALNDETGRLLAVAPAYLKAHSYGEYVFDHGWARAFEAAGGRYYPKLQVAVPFSPVPGARLLVKPDAPEQTRSVLAQAIAQVCGEMDLSSAHVTFCTEQEYETLGRDGWLRRLGMQYHWHNRGYQDFENFLEALSSRKRKVIRRERRDANASGLVFRTVRGSEITETVWDAFFVFYQSTVDKKWGSAYLTRKFFSLLSERLGDRVVLMLAEEEGQPVAGALNLLGADTLYGRNWGCVGEWPFLHFELCYYRAIDFAIEHGLSRVEAGAQGEHKIQRGYVPSLTYSAHHIQHTGLRHAVSEFLEMERAGVLHEVASLGELSPYRVEKT from the coding sequence ATGTCTGGATGGACGGTTTCCCTGCATGACCGGATCGCATCCATCCCGGCTGAAGAATGGGATGCCTGCGCAGGCGAGGGGAATCCGTTTATCAGCCATGCCTTTCTGTCAGCCGTGGAGGATAGTGGTTCGGCCACGCCCTCTACCGGCTGGCTGCCGCGGCATGTCGCGCTGAATGACGAAACCGGACGTCTGCTCGCCGTGGCGCCGGCCTATCTGAAGGCGCACTCCTATGGTGAGTATGTCTTCGACCATGGCTGGGCGAGAGCTTTTGAGGCGGCCGGGGGCCGCTACTATCCGAAATTACAGGTGGCCGTTCCGTTTTCTCCGGTTCCGGGAGCGCGGCTTCTCGTAAAACCGGATGCGCCGGAACAGACACGTTCCGTGCTGGCTCAGGCGATTGCTCAGGTCTGTGGTGAGATGGATCTGTCGTCTGCCCATGTTACCTTCTGTACGGAGCAGGAATACGAAACGCTGGGCAGGGACGGCTGGTTGCGGCGGCTTGGTATGCAGTATCACTGGCATAATCGTGGCTATCAGGATTTTGAGAACTTTCTTGAGGCGCTCTCATCACGCAAGCGCAAGGTGATCCGGCGGGAAAGGCGGGATGCCAACGCCAGTGGTCTCGTGTTCCGCACAGTGCGCGGCAGCGAGATAACTGAGACGGTGTGGGATGCCTTTTTCGTTTTTTATCAGTCTACGGTCGATAAAAAATGGGGCAGCGCCTATCTGACACGGAAGTTTTTCTCTCTTCTGTCAGAGCGTCTGGGCGATCGGGTTGTGCTGATGCTTGCCGAGGAGGAAGGTCAACCCGTCGCGGGAGCGCTCAATCTGCTGGGTGCTGACACGCTCTATGGCCGCAACTGGGGATGTGTCGGAGAGTGGCCATTTCTGCATTTTGAACTCTGTTATTACAGAGCAATTGATTTTGCTATTGAGCATGGTCTTTCACGCGTGGAGGCCGGCGCGCAGGGCGAGCACAAGATCCAGCGCGGTTATGTGCCGAGCCTGACCTATTCCGCCCACCATATACAACACACGGGCCTGAGGCATGCTGTTTCCGAGTTTCTGGAGATGGAACGTGCGGGTGTGCTGCACGAGGTGGCGTCTCTCGGTGAACTGTCACCTTATCGCGTCGAGAAAACGTGA
- a CDS encoding RidA family protein — translation MSDTPESRLAALGIELPTPAAPVANYVATVRTGSLVVVSGQLPLKDGKLLATGKLGAAVSLDVGTEAAKYCLINVLAQLRAEIGDLSKVKRVVRLGGFISCAPEFTAHAGVMNGASDLAVAVFGDAGRHARSTVGVPSLPLDAPVEVEGLFEVV, via the coding sequence ATGAGTGACACTCCGGAATCCCGTCTTGCCGCGCTTGGCATCGAGCTTCCCACGCCTGCCGCGCCTGTTGCGAATTATGTAGCCACGGTCCGCACGGGTTCGCTGGTCGTCGTATCCGGTCAGTTGCCACTGAAGGATGGCAAGCTGCTCGCCACGGGGAAGCTCGGCGCAGCTGTTTCGCTGGATGTCGGCACGGAAGCGGCGAAATACTGTCTGATTAATGTCCTTGCGCAGCTCAGGGCGGAAATCGGCGATCTGTCGAAAGTGAAGCGCGTGGTGCGTCTGGGTGGCTTCATCTCCTGTGCGCCTGAATTTACGGCCCACGCTGGCGTCATGAACGGGGCGTCAGATCTGGCGGTCGCCGTGTTTGGGGACGCTGGGCGTCATGCGCGTTCAACAGTCGGCGTACCATCCCTGCCGCTGGATGCGCCGGTCGAAGTCGAAGGATTGTTCGAGGTTGTCTGA
- a CDS encoding S9 family peptidase: MPHQPVPCGTWPSPVTASLTAGRTVTLSGVAVSDETVLWLERRPSEKGRTALVAWRQGTESCDVTPPGLDVATRVHEYGGGAFAVAGRVVVVSNRRDGGVYAFDLDDDTAEPRCLALSGGLRYASFAFAPDGQRVYAVREDHRGEGEPVNTLVAISLHGSLEGASEAIIAQGADFYSTPTPSPDGKQLAWIEWDHPAMPWTSSRLCVMRLDDPNSRTVLAGGNGSASGKPESLTEPQWADDHTLFAISDRGGWWTVWRFALSSGEAEPVCKVEAEIGQPHWVFGQRSYSLLADGRILALAVKAGQTQMLLLTPCAGAGYEVTPVSLGLPEQCPLAFGDQFAWLDGSPDRASAVVVGAPGQSPHVLRAATVLPFGQDDIAQPESVRFPLADGAEGQAFFYPPASAQCCVPEGELPPMIVTAHGGPTARASEGFSFKVQWWTSRGFAVLDVNYSGSTGFGRAYRERLDGQWGVRDVEDCIAAASHMAASGRVDPKRIVIRGSSAGGLTVLSALASSDIFAAGTSLYGVTDLRTLAEETHKFEARYLDSLVGPWPEAEAVYRARSPLFMADRIHVPVLFLQGLDDAVVPPEQARSMVAALKRNGVVCPLVEFEGEGHGFRGEETLQRAFQIELAFYGRVFGFVPADVQLSVEDEAALDGAFGPVA, from the coding sequence GTGCCCCATCAACCTGTCCCGTGCGGAACATGGCCCTCTCCTGTGACGGCATCGCTCACCGCAGGCAGGACCGTGACCCTTTCCGGTGTCGCCGTGAGCGATGAGACGGTGCTGTGGCTTGAAAGACGACCTTCAGAGAAGGGGCGTACAGCGCTGGTTGCGTGGCGGCAGGGAACTGAGTCATGCGATGTGACGCCTCCCGGTCTCGATGTGGCGACCAGAGTTCATGAATATGGTGGCGGAGCCTTTGCTGTGGCTGGCCGTGTCGTCGTTGTCAGCAATCGGCGCGACGGGGGTGTGTATGCATTCGACCTTGATGACGATACTGCGGAGCCGCGCTGCCTCGCTCTTTCCGGGGGGCTGCGATACGCTAGCTTCGCCTTCGCTCCGGATGGTCAGCGCGTTTACGCTGTCCGGGAAGATCATCGTGGAGAGGGCGAGCCTGTAAACACCCTGGTCGCCATTTCTCTGCACGGTTCTCTGGAGGGCGCATCTGAGGCCATCATCGCGCAGGGAGCGGATTTCTATTCCACTCCGACGCCGTCCCCCGACGGCAAGCAGCTTGCATGGATCGAGTGGGACCATCCCGCCATGCCCTGGACCAGTTCGCGACTGTGCGTCATGCGGCTGGATGATCCGAATTCCAGAACCGTGCTTGCTGGCGGGAATGGCTCTGCAAGCGGGAAGCCTGAGTCTCTGACGGAACCGCAGTGGGCCGACGATCATACGCTTTTCGCCATCTCGGATCGTGGAGGCTGGTGGACAGTGTGGCGTTTCGCTCTTTCCAGCGGCGAGGCTGAGCCAGTCTGTAAGGTCGAGGCTGAAATCGGCCAGCCTCACTGGGTTTTCGGTCAACGCAGCTACAGCCTGTTGGCGGATGGCCGCATCCTCGCGCTGGCGGTGAAAGCCGGTCAGACGCAGATGCTTCTGCTGACACCGTGCGCCGGGGCTGGTTACGAGGTCACGCCCGTCAGTCTGGGGCTGCCTGAACAATGCCCGCTTGCGTTTGGGGATCAGTTCGCCTGGCTGGATGGTTCGCCGGATCGGGCCTCTGCGGTCGTTGTGGGTGCGCCGGGACAGTCGCCTCACGTGCTGCGCGCCGCCACGGTGCTGCCATTCGGACAGGACGATATCGCCCAGCCGGAGAGCGTGCGGTTTCCGCTTGCCGATGGCGCAGAGGGGCAGGCGTTCTTCTACCCGCCCGCCAGCGCACAGTGTTGCGTGCCGGAGGGAGAACTGCCGCCGATGATCGTGACGGCTCATGGGGGTCCGACCGCGCGTGCGTCAGAAGGGTTCTCGTTCAAGGTGCAGTGGTGGACCAGTCGCGGCTTTGCCGTTCTGGATGTGAACTACAGCGGCTCAACCGGTTTCGGGCGCGCCTATCGCGAGCGGCTGGATGGTCAATGGGGTGTGCGGGATGTGGAGGACTGCATTGCTGCGGCCTCCCACATGGCGGCCAGCGGTCGTGTTGACCCGAAGCGGATTGTCATCCGTGGTTCCAGCGCGGGTGGACTGACCGTACTGTCGGCGCTCGCCAGTTCGGATATTTTTGCAGCGGGTACAAGTCTTTACGGTGTGACGGACCTGCGCACTCTGGCGGAAGAGACGCACAAGTTCGAGGCGCGTTATCTCGATAGTCTTGTCGGCCCATGGCCGGAGGCCGAAGCTGTCTACCGGGCGCGTTCGCCGCTTTTCATGGCGGACAGGATTCATGTGCCTGTGCTCTTCCTGCAAGGTCTGGATGACGCGGTGGTTCCGCCGGAACAGGCGCGTTCGATGGTCGCCGCGCTGAAGCGGAACGGCGTCGTGTGTCCGCTGGTGGAATTTGAGGGTGAGGGGCATGGTTTCCGTGGTGAGGAGACATTGCAGCGGGCTTTCCAGATTGAGCTGGCGTTTTATGGACGCGTGTTTGGTTTTGTCCCCGCGGACGTTCAGTTGTCGGTTGAGGATGAGGCTGCGCTGGATGGAGCTTTTGGTCCGGTGGCCTGA
- a CDS encoding DedA family protein: MRFCKLSGYFALLHYLDTLLSHYGYGVIGVVVMLESMGLPLPAESLLITASLLSATTHKLSIWGIVIAGVSGAIMGDNLGYLIGRELGFRVLHRYGKYVGLSSDRILLGRYIFRQHGGTVVFFGRFIALLRVFIALLAGANRMHWRTFLFHNALGGLCWAGGYSLGAYYLGHEAMKISGPVAWVIAGVTVLVGLSMFLFLKKNEHRLIAQAMEAAKHDRELTFGMEKELEHDGERHNDT, encoded by the coding sequence ATGCGTTTCTGCAAGCTCTCGGGATATTTCGCCCTGTTACATTATCTTGATACGCTGCTGTCCCATTACGGTTATGGCGTCATCGGCGTGGTCGTCATGCTGGAAAGCATGGGATTGCCCCTGCCAGCGGAAAGCCTGCTCATCACGGCGTCTCTGCTCAGTGCGACCACACACAAGCTCAGTATCTGGGGGATCGTGATCGCGGGGGTCAGCGGTGCGATCATGGGGGATAATCTCGGCTATCTGATCGGCAGGGAACTCGGCTTTCGTGTCCTGCATCGTTATGGGAAATATGTCGGTCTTTCTTCGGACCGTATCCTGCTGGGCCGATATATTTTTCGCCAGCATGGTGGAACGGTCGTGTTTTTCGGGCGGTTCATCGCCCTTCTGCGAGTTTTCATCGCCTTGCTGGCCGGAGCGAACCGGATGCACTGGCGCACGTTTCTTTTCCATAATGCCCTTGGGGGTCTGTGTTGGGCGGGCGGCTACTCGCTGGGAGCATACTATCTCGGACATGAAGCCATGAAGATTTCCGGGCCTGTGGCCTGGGTCATTGCGGGAGTGACCGTGCTCGTTGGCCTGAGTATGTTTCTTTTTCTCAAGAAAAATGAACACCGTCTGATCGCGCAGGCCATGGAAGCCGCGAAGCATGACCGGGAACTCACCTTCGGCATGGAAAAGGAACTGGAACATGACGGTGAGCGCCACAATGACACATGA
- a CDS encoding SDR family oxidoreductase, whose product MTHDRIEQHTAFLNTLNRLDGRTAVVTGANSGLGLETACGLASLGAKIILASRSEDRNLAALALLQERVPEATTAEAMQLDLASLASIERFANDLRGRLSTLDLLVNNAGVMAPPVRGETADGFEMQFGVNHLGHFALTGRLKPLLEASATGGVVVAVASLAAWKARIRFDDLQSRYRYSPFDAYRQSKLSNLLFGQELARRSRAARWNLHGRIAHPGWARTQLVVNGPGGGKKTPASWIVETGANLAFRWFGQSAACGAEPFLYASASQLAHDGCYYGPGGSGERTGKTELAIVPQSAQDPQIARRLWEVSERLTGVTFE is encoded by the coding sequence ATGACACATGACAGGATCGAGCAGCACACGGCCTTTCTCAACACGCTGAACCGTCTGGACGGACGGACGGCGGTGGTGACGGGCGCCAACAGCGGCCTTGGACTGGAAACGGCCTGCGGTCTGGCGAGCCTCGGCGCCAAAATCATTCTCGCGTCCCGGTCCGAGGACCGCAATCTCGCGGCTCTGGCGCTCCTGCAGGAACGGGTGCCAGAGGCCACCACCGCCGAGGCCATGCAGCTTGATCTGGCTTCTCTTGCCTCCATCGAGAGGTTTGCCAACGACCTGCGCGGCCGGCTCTCGACACTCGATCTTCTGGTCAACAATGCCGGCGTCATGGCCCCTCCTGTCAGAGGAGAGACGGCGGATGGGTTCGAGATGCAGTTTGGCGTGAACCATCTCGGCCATTTTGCCCTGACAGGTCGCCTGAAGCCTTTACTGGAGGCTTCCGCCACAGGTGGCGTGGTGGTGGCCGTCGCCAGTCTGGCGGCATGGAAAGCCCGCATCCGTTTTGACGATCTCCAGTCCCGCTATCGTTATTCTCCTTTTGACGCCTATCGTCAGAGCAAACTGTCGAACCTGCTGTTCGGGCAGGAACTGGCCCGTCGTTCCAGAGCCGCACGATGGAACCTGCATGGCCGCATCGCTCACCCCGGATGGGCACGGACACAGCTCGTCGTGAACGGTCCGGGCGGTGGAAAGAAAACTCCGGCGTCATGGATCGTGGAGACGGGCGCCAATCTGGCCTTCCGCTGGTTCGGACAATCCGCCGCCTGTGGAGCGGAACCCTTTCTCTACGCCTCAGCGTCACAGCTGGCTCATGACGGATGCTATTATGGTCCGGGCGGCTCAGGAGAGCGCACAGGGAAAACCGAGCTCGCCATCGTGCCGCAGTCCGCACAGGATCCCCAGATTGCCCGTCGTTTATGGGAGGTTTCCGAACGTCTGACGGGTGTGACATTCGAGTAG
- a CDS encoding LLM class flavin-dependent oxidoreductase, which translates to MIPFSVLDLSLITQGATPADAYRNTMDLARLADELRFKRYWLAEHHSMPGIASAATAILIGQVAGVTRHIRVGSGGIMLPNHSPLVVAEQFGTLETLFPGRIDLGLGRAPGADQRTAMALRRDPHAPDRFPEDVVELLHYFEPADSAAPHDVRAIPGHGLRVPVWILGSSLFSAVLAARLGLPYAFASHFAPGQMEEAIALYRQRFEPSQRCASPHVMLTVNMVLADEDAKAEVLATSLYQYFLALRRGHPTTFPPPDAGMGARLLPQEQAMLQHTLSCTFAGSQSTILPRLTEFLQRHRPDELMMAFPLYDHAARRRSMELAAGLSPPVSAGSE; encoded by the coding sequence ATGATTCCCTTCTCAGTGCTTGATCTGTCCCTCATCACGCAAGGGGCGACGCCGGCGGATGCCTACCGCAACACCATGGACCTTGCCCGACTGGCGGACGAACTCCGGTTCAAACGCTACTGGCTGGCCGAGCATCACTCCATGCCGGGGATCGCCTCCGCCGCGACAGCCATTCTTATCGGGCAGGTCGCCGGAGTCACCCGCCATATCCGGGTCGGTTCCGGGGGCATCATGCTGCCCAACCACTCTCCACTCGTGGTGGCGGAACAGTTCGGCACGCTTGAAACGCTGTTTCCCGGACGGATTGATCTTGGCCTCGGGCGCGCGCCCGGCGCGGACCAGCGCACAGCCATGGCGTTGCGCCGTGATCCGCACGCACCGGATCGTTTTCCCGAAGATGTTGTCGAGCTTCTGCATTATTTCGAACCGGCAGACAGCGCCGCCCCGCATGACGTGCGCGCCATCCCCGGACACGGCCTGCGCGTGCCGGTCTGGATTCTTGGCTCGTCCCTGTTTTCAGCGGTTCTCGCCGCCCGGCTGGGTCTGCCCTACGCCTTCGCTTCCCACTTCGCTCCCGGTCAGATGGAGGAAGCCATTGCGCTCTACAGGCAGCGTTTCGAACCATCACAACGCTGCGCCAGTCCTCATGTCATGCTGACGGTCAACATGGTTCTGGCGGATGAGGACGCGAAAGCGGAAGTTCTGGCGACATCACTGTATCAGTATTTTCTGGCGTTACGGCGAGGCCATCCTACGACTTTTCCACCGCCGGACGCCGGGATGGGAGCCCGCCTGCTCCCACAGGAACAGGCGATGCTTCAGCATACCCTGTCCTGCACTTTTGCCGGCTCGCAGAGCACAATCCTGCCAAGGCTGACAGAATTTCTCCAGCGGCACCGCCCCGATGAACTGATGATGGCTTTTCCGCTTTATGACCATGCGGCCCGTCGACGTTCGATGGAACTGGCGGCGGGGCTGTCGCCTCCTGTCTCTGCTGGATCGGAGTAA